Proteins encoded in a region of the Prunus persica cultivar Lovell chromosome G4, Prunus_persica_NCBIv2, whole genome shotgun sequence genome:
- the LOC18780768 gene encoding uncharacterized protein LOC18780768 has product MAAPAPIAIGTRGTVGSLVRKEIEYFSNLELDRPRGNSSSRKPQGQIVDMTASSCTHSSKPSFWFLIMTWKRKKRRSSRRFLSSICSATKVAETNRLNGIPGFNYRILKDDMNNLSI; this is encoded by the coding sequence ATGGCTGCACCAGCTCCAATTGCAATAGGCACGCGAGGCACTGTAGGTTCGCTTGTCAGGAAGGAGATCGAGTATTTCAGCAATCTTGAGCTCGACCGGCCGCGTGGAAACTCAAGCTCGAGGAAGCCTCAGGGACAAATAGTTGACATGACTGCCAGCAGTTGCACTCATTCTAGCAAGCCTAGCTTCTGGTTCTTGATAATGACctggaaaaggaagaagaggagaagCAGCAGAAGATTCTTATCAAGCATATGCTCTGCTACAAAAGTTGCAGAAACCAATCGGCTAAATGGCATTCCTGGGTTTAATTACAGGATCCTCAAGGATGACATGAACAACTTGAGCATTTAA